A single Paracoccus pantotrophus DNA region contains:
- a CDS encoding 2'-5' RNA ligase family protein — protein sequence MQDAAQAQDMQQETPREHFLLFVAIPPPEVAARIEDAWRLANRRDRFRRATLHMTILPVIRTPQLAPGMAEALGRPLDGLDFPAFDLVLDRLTTFGPPRRRDRPLVLVGRQEHPAPDALCQALWRRLAHAGLAVARHRVTPHVTLAYGKPLPPEGIAVPPVHWRVDELVLIDSLQGLGRHVPLARWPLP from the coding sequence ATGCAAGACGCCGCGCAAGCGCAGGACATGCAGCAGGAAACGCCGCGCGAGCATTTCCTGCTTTTCGTCGCCATCCCGCCGCCCGAGGTCGCGGCACGGATCGAGGATGCCTGGCGGCTCGCGAACCGCCGCGACCGCTTCCGCCGCGCCACGCTGCACATGACCATCCTGCCGGTGATCCGCACCCCGCAGCTGGCGCCGGGCATGGCCGAGGCGCTTGGCCGGCCGCTGGACGGGCTCGACTTCCCCGCCTTCGACCTGGTGCTGGACCGGCTGACCACCTTCGGCCCGCCGCGCCGGCGCGACCGGCCGCTGGTGCTGGTCGGCCGGCAGGAACACCCCGCCCCCGACGCGCTGTGCCAGGCGCTCTGGCGGCGCCTCGCCCATGCCGGCCTGGCCGTCGCCCGCCACCGCGTCACCCCGCATGTGACGCTGGCCTATGGCAAACCCCTGCCGCCCGAGGGCATCGCCGTGCCGCCCGTGCATTGGCGCGTGGACGAGCTGGTGCTGATCGACAGCCTGCAGGGGCTGGGCCGGCATGTTCCGCTGGCGCGCTGGCCGCTGCCCTGA
- a CDS encoding LutC/YkgG family protein, translated as MTARTRILSAIRTALGPGKPPAQIAAEAAALLDDPDAARPRLAAPSLPDAFAQKATALGTSIDRIGSLAELPRAMARYLDAHGLPPRFAMQPAPELAALDWSGLAPHPGIAPDEPAALGLALHGIAESGSLVIHSGPENPILMAFLPLHHIVLLREATLLPYLEDYAARLSAQAVPRNAILITGPSGTTDIEGSYVRGAHGPGFLHVILIAEAGAEPG; from the coding sequence ATGACCGCCCGCACCCGCATCCTCTCGGCGATCCGCACGGCCCTCGGCCCCGGCAAGCCGCCGGCGCAGATCGCCGCCGAGGCCGCCGCCCTGCTCGACGATCCCGACGCCGCCCGCCCGCGCCTGGCCGCGCCGAGCCTGCCCGACGCCTTCGCGCAGAAGGCGACCGCGCTCGGCACCAGCATCGACCGCATCGGCAGCCTGGCCGAGCTGCCGCGGGCCATGGCCCGCTATCTCGACGCCCATGGCCTGCCGCCCCGCTTCGCCATGCAGCCCGCGCCGGAACTGGCGGCGCTCGACTGGTCGGGCCTCGCCCCGCATCCGGGCATCGCCCCGGACGAGCCCGCGGCGCTCGGCCTCGCGCTGCACGGCATCGCCGAAAGCGGCTCGCTGGTCATCCATTCGGGACCGGAAAACCCGATCCTCATGGCCTTCCTGCCGCTGCACCATATCGTGCTGCTGCGCGAAGCCACGCTGCTGCCCTATCTGGAAGACTACGCCGCCCGCCTTTCCGCGCAGGCCGTGCCGCGCAACGCCATCCTGATCACCGGCCCCAGCGGCACCACCGATATCGAGGGCAGCTATGTCCGCGGCGCCCATGGCCCCGGCTTCCTGCACGTGATCCTGATCGCCGAGGCCGGGGCGGAACCGGGCTGA
- a CDS encoding lactate utilization protein B — protein MSARPDFKTRAGAALADPVLKVAIDRTTGNAERKRAAALAAFPEFETARARGQAIKDHVTAHLGHYLEQFERNATARGAQVHWAADDAEARAIVTRICLAAEAKLVTRAKSMLGEEIGLPHALADAGIERVETDLAEHIIQLAGEAPSHIIWPAMHRTREQVAELFKTGHQPPPAAEDPATMVQSARRVLREKFLSADIGISGANFLVADTGATCTVTNEGNAELTTTPPRIHIVTAGIEKLVPSTAHAFALLRLLVRSATGGEMTQYTTFHAGPRRPGDADGPEEMHIVLVDNGRSRMLADEFREMLRCIRCGACMNHCVVYRQIGGHAYGGTYPGPMGSVLTPVLDGLAASRDLPNACTMNGRCAEVCPVGIPLPTLLRAWRRRSWREGLEPGSLRAGIGIWAQVARRPRLYRLATRIGLPLMRLFGKGGWIARLPLAGGWTAHRDLPRPAPQSFMDQYRAQQKARK, from the coding sequence ATGAGCGCCCGGCCCGATTTCAAGACCCGCGCCGGGGCGGCCCTGGCCGACCCGGTGCTGAAGGTCGCCATCGACCGCACCACCGGCAATGCCGAAAGGAAGCGCGCCGCCGCCCTGGCCGCCTTTCCCGAGTTTGAGACCGCCCGCGCCCGCGGCCAGGCGATCAAGGACCATGTCACCGCCCATCTGGGCCACTATCTGGAACAGTTCGAGCGAAACGCCACCGCCCGCGGCGCGCAGGTCCACTGGGCTGCCGACGATGCCGAGGCCCGCGCCATCGTCACCCGCATCTGCCTGGCCGCCGAGGCGAAGCTCGTGACCCGCGCCAAATCCATGCTGGGCGAGGAAATCGGCCTGCCGCATGCCCTGGCCGATGCCGGCATCGAGCGGGTCGAGACCGACCTGGCCGAGCATATCATCCAGCTGGCGGGCGAGGCGCCCTCGCATATCATCTGGCCCGCCATGCACCGCACCCGCGAACAGGTGGCCGAGCTTTTCAAGACCGGCCACCAGCCGCCCCCCGCCGCCGAGGATCCGGCGACCATGGTGCAAAGCGCCCGCCGGGTGCTGCGCGAGAAATTCCTGTCCGCCGATATCGGCATCTCCGGCGCGAATTTCCTGGTCGCCGATACCGGCGCCACCTGCACCGTCACCAACGAGGGCAATGCCGAGCTGACCACCACGCCGCCGCGCATCCATATCGTGACCGCGGGGATCGAAAAGCTGGTGCCCTCGACCGCGCATGCCTTCGCGCTCTTGCGCCTGCTGGTCCGCTCCGCCACGGGCGGCGAGATGACGCAATACACCACCTTCCATGCCGGCCCCAGGCGCCCCGGCGATGCCGACGGTCCCGAGGAGATGCATATCGTGCTGGTCGACAACGGCCGCAGCCGGATGCTGGCCGACGAGTTCCGCGAGATGCTGCGCTGCATCCGCTGCGGCGCCTGCATGAACCATTGCGTCGTCTATCGCCAGATCGGCGGCCATGCCTATGGCGGCACCTATCCCGGCCCGATGGGCTCGGTGCTGACGCCGGTGCTGGACGGGCTCGCGGCCTCGCGCGACCTGCCCAATGCCTGCACCATGAACGGCCGCTGCGCCGAGGTCTGCCCGGTCGGCATCCCACTGCCGACGCTGTTGCGCGCCTGGCGCCGCCGCAGCTGGCGCGAGGGGCTGGAGCCCGGATCGCTCCGCGCCGGCATCGGGATCTGGGCGCAAGTCGCCCGCCGCCCGCGGCTCTATCGCCTGGCGACCCGCATCGGCCTGCCGCTGATGCGGCTGTTCGGCAAGGGCGGCTGGATCGCGCGCCTGCCGCTGGCCGGGGGCTGGACCGCGCATCGCGACCTGCCCCGCCCGGCGCCGCAAAGCTTCATGGATCAATACCGCGCCCAGCAAAAGGCCCGCAAATGA
- a CDS encoding (Fe-S)-binding protein: MTGEPKPTVGLFVTCLVDAIRPQIGFATLQLLQEAGCVVEVPQAQTCCGQPALNSGDDRDAAHLARQTIAAFEGYDYVVLPSGSCAATMVHGYPELLAGDPDWAARAQAMAAKTHEITSFLCDVMGYAPAGRRLNASATYHDSCSGLRELGIAAQPRALLSHVEGLEMRGLPGNDVCCGFGGTFCVKYSDISNAIVTEKAEAVEGTGAEILLAGDLGCLMNMAGKLHRRGAKTRCFHAVEVLAGRADGPAIGEDAS, from the coding sequence ATGACCGGAGAGCCAAAACCGACGGTCGGTCTGTTCGTGACCTGCCTTGTCGACGCCATCCGCCCGCAGATCGGCTTCGCAACCCTCCAGCTTCTTCAGGAGGCGGGCTGCGTGGTCGAGGTGCCGCAGGCCCAGACCTGCTGCGGCCAGCCGGCGCTGAACAGCGGCGACGACCGCGACGCGGCGCATCTGGCCCGCCAGACCATCGCGGCGTTCGAGGGCTACGACTATGTCGTGCTGCCCTCGGGCTCCTGCGCGGCGACCATGGTGCATGGCTATCCGGAGCTTCTGGCGGGCGACCCGGACTGGGCCGCCCGCGCCCAAGCCATGGCCGCGAAAACCCATGAGATCACCAGCTTCCTCTGCGATGTCATGGGCTACGCGCCCGCGGGGCGGAGGCTCAATGCCTCCGCCACCTATCACGACAGCTGCTCGGGCCTGCGCGAGCTTGGCATCGCCGCCCAGCCCCGCGCGCTGCTCAGCCATGTCGAGGGGCTGGAAATGCGCGGCCTGCCCGGCAACGATGTCTGCTGCGGCTTCGGCGGCACCTTCTGCGTGAAATATTCCGACATCTCGAACGCCATCGTCACCGAAAAGGCCGAGGCCGTCGAGGGAACCGGCGCCGAGATCCTGCTGGCCGGCGATCTCGGCTGCCTGATGAACATGGCGGGCAAACTGCATCGCCGCGGCGCAAAGACCCGCTGCTTCCACGCGGTCGAGGTGCTGGCCGGCCGCGCCGACGGCCCCGCCATCGGCGAGGATGCATCATGA
- a CDS encoding L-lactate permease yields the protein MAGLITFILALLPIATVFVLLVVLAKSAKFSMLVAYLVTAATALLIWGTELNKVLGATVNGVVTAVSLLYIVFGAILMLYALEESGGIRSIRAGFTSISPDRRVQAIIIAWLFGSLIEGASGFGTPAAIAAPLLVAIGFPAMAAVMVTLIIQSTPVSFGAVGTPILVGVRTGLADQQIVEATIAPMAFGDYLLEIATKVAMIHGLIGFLIPLILVGMLTRFFGANRSFAEGFRIWKFALFAGLAFTLPYYIIAATLGPEFPSLLGGIIGLMIVVPAARRGFLIPKESFDFPPRRDWGADWTGKLDDLEDHNAHKPVMPLAKAWAPYVFVVALLVLTRSVAPIKAWLTSPEMTIAFRDLFGSGINASVQVLFLPGTILILASLFTFVLHGMSGRDYGRALKSSGTTMIAAAPALLLAVPMVQVFLNSASDSYASMPIVLAQGVSSVVGDAWPMFAPLIGAMGAFVAGSNTVSNMMFSLFQFSTAEQIGLGAAGAGTVVALQAIGGAAGNMICVHNVVAASATVGLVDREGAIIRKTLIPMAYYVVQGGLIGFALLTGNLMWWAAAAIWAAAVLFFMSRNRGAVPAAVTN from the coding sequence ATGGCTGGACTTATCACATTCATCCTGGCCCTGCTGCCCATCGCCACGGTCTTCGTGCTGCTGGTGGTGCTGGCGAAATCGGCCAAGTTCTCGATGCTGGTGGCCTATCTCGTCACCGCCGCCACCGCCCTGCTGATCTGGGGCACGGAACTGAACAAGGTTCTGGGCGCCACGGTGAACGGCGTCGTGACCGCCGTCAGCCTGCTCTACATCGTGTTCGGCGCCATCCTGATGCTCTATGCGCTGGAGGAAAGCGGCGGCATCCGCTCGATCCGGGCCGGCTTCACCTCGATCTCGCCCGACCGGCGGGTGCAGGCGATCATCATCGCCTGGCTCTTCGGCTCGCTGATCGAGGGCGCCTCGGGCTTCGGCACGCCGGCGGCCATCGCCGCGCCGCTGTTGGTCGCCATCGGCTTTCCCGCCATGGCCGCGGTCATGGTCACGCTGATCATCCAGAGCACGCCGGTATCCTTCGGCGCGGTCGGCACGCCGATCCTGGTCGGCGTGCGCACCGGCCTGGCCGACCAGCAGATCGTCGAGGCGACCATCGCGCCGATGGCCTTCGGCGATTACCTGCTGGAGATCGCCACCAAGGTCGCGATGATCCACGGGCTGATCGGCTTCCTGATCCCGCTGATCCTAGTCGGGATGCTGACCCGCTTCTTCGGCGCCAACCGCTCCTTTGCCGAGGGCTTCCGCATCTGGAAATTCGCGCTCTTCGCGGGCCTCGCCTTCACCCTGCCCTATTACATCATCGCCGCGACCCTGGGGCCGGAATTCCCCTCGCTGCTGGGCGGCATCATCGGGCTCATGATCGTGGTGCCGGCGGCGCGGCGCGGCTTCCTGATCCCGAAGGAAAGCTTCGACTTCCCGCCGCGCCGCGACTGGGGCGCCGACTGGACCGGCAAGCTCGACGATCTCGAGGATCACAATGCCCACAAGCCGGTGATGCCGCTGGCCAAGGCCTGGGCGCCCTATGTCTTCGTCGTCGCCCTGCTGGTCCTGACCCGCTCGGTCGCGCCGATCAAGGCCTGGCTGACCTCGCCCGAGATGACCATCGCCTTCCGCGACCTGTTCGGCTCGGGGATCAACGCCTCGGTGCAGGTGCTGTTCCTGCCCGGCACGATCCTGATCCTGGCCTCGCTCTTTACCTTCGTGCTGCATGGCATGTCGGGGCGCGACTACGGCCGGGCGCTGAAATCCTCGGGCACGACCATGATCGCCGCCGCCCCGGCGCTGCTGCTGGCGGTGCCGATGGTGCAGGTGTTCCTGAACTCGGCCTCGGACAGCTATGCCAGCATGCCCATCGTGCTGGCGCAGGGCGTCTCGTCGGTGGTGGGCGATGCCTGGCCGATGTTCGCGCCGCTGATCGGCGCCATGGGCGCCTTCGTCGCCGGCTCGAACACGGTCAGCAACATGATGTTCTCGCTGTTCCAGTTCTCGACCGCCGAGCAGATCGGCCTGGGGGCGGCGGGCGCGGGCACCGTGGTGGCGCTGCAGGCCATCGGGGGCGCGGCCGGCAACATGATCTGCGTGCATAACGTCGTCGCCGCCTCGGCCACCGTCGGCCTTGTGGACCGCGAGGGCGCGATCATCCGCAAGACCCTGATCCCCATGGCCTATTACGTGGTGCAGGGCGGGCTGATCGGCTTTGCGCTGCTGACCGGCAACCTGATGTGGTGGGCCGCCGCCGCGATCTGGGCCGCTGCCGTGCTGTTCTTCATGTCGCGCAACCGCGGCGCCGTCCCGGCCGCCGTGACCAACTAG
- the dld gene encoding D-lactate dehydrogenase: MTADRADLLDRLRAIVGRAHVLTAPRATRRYTRGFRYGEGPVVAVVRPGTLVEMWRVLNAAVASGRAVILQAANTGLTGGSTPWGDDYDREIVLVSVMRLKGIHLLGAGEQAVCLPGATLDALEKRLRPLGREPHSVIGSSCIGASVLGGICNNSGGALIQRGPAYTEMSLYAEVRADGSVALVNHLGLDLGDTPEDILARVETGELPAPAPTDAWASDRDYAEHVRDIEAETPARFNADPRRLHESSGCAGKLAVFAVRLDTFRAEKDTAVFYIGSNDPDELTRIRRHILAHFQNLPIAGEYIHREAYDIAAQYGKDTFLFIRHAGTDRMPALFAAKARMDALTERLGLGATLSDRLAQGIASLMPQHLPKRMNDFRDRYEHHLLLRMGGAGIAEARAYLSAIFPSAQGDMFECTPDEGKAAFLHRFAVAGAAVRYRAIHARKVEDIVALDIALRRNDRDWVERLPPELDAKLAKKLYYGHFFCHVFHQDYVVKKGQDCLSVEHEMWRLLDERGAEYPAEHNVGHLYHAKPELAGFYRQLDPTNSLNPGIGQTSKCAHWH; this comes from the coding sequence ATGACGGCAGACCGTGCGGACCTGCTGGACCGCCTGCGCGCCATCGTCGGGCGGGCGCATGTGCTGACCGCGCCCCGCGCCACCCGCCGCTACACCCGCGGCTTCCGCTATGGCGAGGGGCCGGTGGTCGCGGTGGTCCGCCCCGGCACTCTGGTCGAGATGTGGCGGGTCTTGAACGCCGCCGTCGCCTCGGGCCGCGCGGTGATCCTGCAGGCGGCGAATACCGGGCTCACCGGCGGCTCGACCCCCTGGGGCGATGACTACGACCGCGAGATCGTGCTGGTCTCGGTCATGCGCCTCAAGGGCATCCACCTGCTCGGCGCCGGCGAACAGGCGGTCTGCCTGCCCGGCGCCACGCTGGACGCGCTGGAAAAGCGCCTGCGCCCGCTGGGACGAGAGCCGCATTCCGTGATCGGCTCCTCCTGCATCGGCGCCTCGGTTCTGGGCGGCATCTGCAACAATTCCGGCGGCGCGCTGATCCAGCGCGGCCCGGCCTATACCGAGATGAGCCTTTACGCCGAGGTGCGCGCCGACGGCTCGGTGGCGCTGGTCAACCACCTGGGCCTCGATCTGGGCGATACGCCCGAGGACATCCTGGCCCGGGTCGAGACGGGCGAATTGCCCGCCCCCGCGCCCACCGACGCCTGGGCCTCGGACCGCGACTATGCCGAGCATGTCCGCGACATCGAGGCCGAGACGCCCGCCCGCTTCAACGCCGACCCGCGCCGGCTGCACGAATCCTCGGGCTGCGCCGGCAAGCTTGCCGTCTTCGCCGTGCGGCTGGACACGTTCCGGGCCGAAAAGGACACGGCGGTCTTCTATATCGGCAGCAACGACCCCGACGAGCTGACCCGGATCCGCCGCCATATCCTGGCGCATTTCCAGAACCTGCCCATCGCCGGCGAATACATCCACCGCGAAGCCTATGACATCGCGGCGCAATACGGCAAGGACACCTTCCTGTTCATCCGCCATGCCGGCACCGACCGCATGCCGGCCCTGTTCGCCGCCAAGGCGCGCATGGACGCGCTGACCGAGCGGCTGGGACTGGGCGCGACGCTATCCGACCGGCTGGCGCAGGGGATCGCATCCCTGATGCCCCAGCACCTGCCCAAGCGCATGAACGATTTCCGCGACCGCTACGAGCATCACCTGCTGCTGCGCATGGGCGGCGCCGGCATCGCCGAGGCCCGCGCCTATCTCTCAGCCATCTTCCCCTCGGCCCAGGGCGACATGTTCGAATGCACCCCGGACGAGGGCAAGGCCGCCTTCCTGCACCGTTTCGCCGTGGCCGGCGCCGCCGTGCGCTACCGCGCCATCCATGCCCGCAAGGTCGAGGACATCGTGGCGCTGGACATCGCGCTGCGCCGCAACGACCGCGACTGGGTCGAGCGCCTGCCGCCCGAGCTCGACGCGAAGCTCGCGAAAAAGCTCTATTACGGGCATTTCTTCTGCCACGTCTTCCACCAGGATTACGTGGTGAAAAAGGGCCAGGACTGTCTCTCCGTCGAGCATGAGATGTGGCGGCTCTTGGACGAACGCGGCGCCGAATACCCGGCCGAGCACAATGTCGGCCACCTTTACCACGCCAAGCCGGAACTGGCCGGCTTCTACCGGCAGCTGGACCCGACCAACAGCCTGAACCCCGGCATCGGCCAGACCTCGAAATGCGCGCATTGGCACTAG
- a CDS encoding FCD domain-containing protein, with translation MPSEVNKGAPAAETTARHIEDLILEGSLRPGDPLLAEREMALRLNVSRPTLRQGIRMLEDKGLIVADPGGGRRVAPLATSITDPLVELMASRPEVVDDYLELRATLEGMAASLAATRANDVDRQTLSRCMERIDEAHDKADPRDEAEADVDLHVAVYEASHNIVLLQIMRALSGMLRKGVFHNREKLYARPEVRDVLRAQHRAIHDAIMACDAPAAARAAQDHMIYTKRVRAEIMAAEARLEISLRRIEGGSLTSRN, from the coding sequence ATGCCCAGCGAAGTGAACAAGGGCGCCCCCGCCGCGGAAACCACCGCGCGCCATATCGAGGATCTGATTCTCGAAGGCTCGCTGCGCCCCGGCGACCCGCTGCTGGCCGAGCGCGAGATGGCGCTGCGGCTGAACGTGTCGCGCCCGACGCTGCGCCAGGGCATCCGCATGCTGGAGGACAAGGGGCTGATCGTCGCCGATCCGGGCGGCGGGCGGCGGGTGGCGCCGCTGGCGACCAGCATCACCGATCCGCTGGTCGAGCTGATGGCCTCGCGCCCCGAGGTGGTGGACGATTACCTGGAACTGCGCGCCACGCTGGAGGGCATGGCGGCCAGCCTGGCGGCGACGCGGGCCAATGACGTGGATCGCCAGACCCTGAGCCGCTGCATGGAGCGCATCGACGAGGCCCATGACAAGGCCGACCCGCGCGACGAGGCCGAGGCGGATGTGGACCTGCATGTCGCGGTCTACGAGGCGAGCCACAATATCGTGCTGCTGCAGATCATGCGGGCGCTGTCGGGCATGCTGCGCAAGGGCGTGTTCCACAACCGCGAAAAGCTGTATGCAAGGCCCGAGGTGCGCGACGTGCTGCGCGCCCAGCACCGCGCCATCCATGACGCGATCATGGCCTGCGACGCGCCGGCGGCGGCGCGGGCGGCGCAGGACCACATGATCTATACCAAGCGCGTGCGCGCCGAGATCATGGCCGCCGAGGCGCGGCTGGAAATCTCGTTGCGGCGGATCGAGGGCGGCAGCCTGACCTCGCGGAACTGA
- a CDS encoding GntP family permease — protein MNSVEPVHSTAVLLLIALAAVLVLLVLIMRFRLHAFVSLVLVSLMTAMVAGIPMADVIGVLMQGFGSTLATVALLVGFGAMIGRLLEITGGAQVLADRLIGQFGAERAPFALGVASLLFGFPIFFDAGLVVMLPIIFSVAYRFGGSVLLYALPAAGAFAAMHALLPPHPGPVAAGDLLGADIGLLVVVGLVVALPTWFFGSYLFGLWAGRRFVLPIPQILGAIDAESHDRIPPSFGTVMLVLLLPLGLIFLNTGLGTLATMGVVDAGAGWVTVLRLIGQTPIALLITVLVAMALLGRGRSATEIERIMDSALAPICAIILVTGAGGMFGGVLRASGIGEALASSLDAVGMPLIVAAFVISTALRVAQGSATVALTTTAGLIAPTVAATTGLSEFDRCFLVVAIAGGATVLSHFNDSGFWLVGRFLEMDEKTTLKTWTVMETLLGSIAFGFALIGWWLL, from the coding sequence ATGAATTCTGTCGAGCCCGTTCACAGCACGGCCGTGCTGTTGCTGATCGCCCTGGCGGCGGTTCTTGTGCTGCTGGTCCTGATCATGCGGTTCCGGCTGCATGCCTTTGTCTCGCTGGTCCTGGTCAGCCTGATGACCGCCATGGTCGCGGGCATTCCCATGGCCGATGTCATCGGGGTGCTGATGCAGGGCTTCGGCTCGACGCTGGCGACGGTGGCGCTGCTGGTGGGTTTCGGCGCCATGATCGGCCGGCTGCTGGAGATCACCGGCGGCGCGCAGGTGCTGGCGGACCGGCTGATCGGCCAGTTCGGCGCCGAGCGCGCGCCTTTCGCGCTGGGCGTGGCCTCGCTGCTGTTCGGCTTTCCGATCTTCTTCGATGCCGGGCTGGTGGTGATGCTGCCGATCATCTTCAGCGTGGCTTACCGCTTTGGCGGCTCGGTGCTGCTTTACGCGCTGCCGGCGGCCGGGGCCTTTGCCGCCATGCACGCGCTGCTGCCGCCGCATCCGGGGCCGGTGGCGGCGGGCGACCTTCTGGGCGCGGATATCGGGCTTCTGGTGGTGGTCGGGCTGGTCGTGGCGCTGCCGACCTGGTTCTTCGGCAGCTACCTGTTCGGGCTTTGGGCCGGGCGGCGCTTCGTCCTGCCGATCCCGCAGATCCTGGGCGCGATCGATGCCGAGAGCCATGACCGCATCCCGCCCAGTTTCGGCACGGTGATGCTGGTGCTGCTGCTGCCGCTGGGGCTGATCTTCCTGAACACCGGGCTGGGCACGCTGGCGACCATGGGCGTCGTCGATGCCGGCGCGGGCTGGGTCACGGTGCTGCGGCTGATCGGCCAGACGCCCATCGCGCTCTTGATCACCGTGCTGGTGGCCATGGCGCTGTTGGGCCGGGGCCGCAGCGCGACCGAGATCGAGCGCATCATGGACAGCGCCCTGGCGCCGATCTGCGCCATCATCCTTGTGACCGGCGCGGGCGGCATGTTCGGCGGCGTGCTGCGCGCCAGCGGCATCGGCGAGGCGCTGGCCTCCAGCCTCGACGCGGTGGGCATGCCGCTGATCGTGGCGGCCTTCGTCATCTCGACGGCGCTGCGGGTGGCGCAGGGTTCGGCCACGGTGGCGCTGACCACCACCGCCGGGCTGATCGCGCCCACGGTGGCGGCGACGACGGGGCTGAGCGAGTTCGACCGCTGCTTCCTGGTGGTGGCCATCGCCGGCGGCGCGACCGTGCTGAGCCATTTCAACGATTCCGGCTTCTGGCTGGTCGGGCGCTTCCTGGAGATGGACGAAAAGACCACGCTCAAGACCTGGACGGTGATGGAGACGCTGCTGGGCAGCATCGCCTTTGGCTTCGCGCTGATCGGCTGGTGGCTGCTGTGA
- a CDS encoding gluconokinase: MAAVKGAVQHVVVMGVSGAGKSTTGEALARHLGWPFVEGDSFHPEANVAKMRAGIPLDDDDRAPWLRALADEIARNEALGRPSVMGCSSLKRAYRDILREGAPRVRFLHVHGPRELLESRLSHRAGHFFPAKLLDSQLAALEPLAADEDGAVVDMALSVEDQVRQALRLLGLEG; encoded by the coding sequence GTGGCTGCTGTGAAGGGCGCGGTGCAGCATGTCGTGGTGATGGGCGTCTCGGGCGCCGGCAAAAGCACCACGGGCGAGGCGCTGGCCCGGCACCTGGGCTGGCCCTTCGTCGAGGGCGACAGCTTCCACCCCGAGGCCAATGTCGCCAAGATGCGCGCCGGCATTCCGCTGGACGACGACGACCGCGCGCCCTGGCTGCGGGCGCTGGCCGACGAGATCGCGCGCAACGAGGCGCTGGGCCGGCCCTCGGTCATGGGCTGTTCGTCGCTGAAGCGGGCCTATCGCGACATCCTGCGCGAAGGCGCGCCGCGGGTGCGCTTTCTGCACGTGCATGGCCCGCGCGAGCTGCTGGAGAGCCGGCTGTCGCATCGTGCGGGGCATTTCTTCCCCGCCAAGCTGCTGGATTCGCAGCTGGCCGCCTTGGAGCCGCTGGCGGCCGACGAGGATGGCGCGGTGGTGGACATGGCCCTGTCGGTCGAGGACCAGGTCCGGCAGGCCCTGCGCCTGCTGGGCCTGGAGGGCTAG